The following is a genomic window from Amycolatopsis acidiphila.
TGGCTGAGGTAGAGCGGCGCGGTGATGCCGGCGCCGGTGACGGACGCGGCGAGCCCGTCCACGATGTGCGCGGCCAGCTCGCGCAGCGCCGCGTTGATCACCGTAGCGTTTTCCCGCTCCAGCAACCCGATCCGGCCGATCTCGTGCGACAGCGAGATCGCCACGTCCGGCAGCTCGGCGCTGATGATCTCCGCGGCCTGTGCCTCGAACTCGGCGTTGACCGGCGAGAACACCGAGGTGATCGCGACGCTGCGCACCCCGGCGTTGCCCATGTCCTCAGCCGCCCTGCGCAGCTCGTCGGCGTTCAGCTCGGAGATGTGCCGCCCGTCGAACTCGTGGCCGCCGTGCGCGAGGTAGCTGCGCCCGGCGATCGCGTCGACGAGGCGCTGCGGCCAGTCCACCATGGGCGGCAGGGACGCGCCCGCGGGCAGGCTGAGGCGCACCGCGGCGGTCGGGGCCAGGCGGTGGGCCTCCACCAGCGCGTTGATGAAGTGCGTGGTGCCGATCATGACCGCCTGCACCGCGGCCGGATCGAACGCCCGCTGCTGTTGCAGGCCGTCGATCGCGGCGACGATGCCGGAGGTGACGTCCTCGGTGGTGCTGGTCTTGATCTCCGCCAGCACCTCCCGGCCGTCGAGCAGGACCGCGTCGGTGTTGGTGCCGCCGACGTCGATGCCGATGCGCACAGGGATTCTCCTTGCTGGTTACAGGGCCGCGGCCGGTTCGGTGTCGGCGGTACGGCTCATGCCGACCCCGCGCACCAGGCCGAGCTTTCCGGCGACGACGTAGAGCACGAACGCCACCACGAGCGAGTTGATGCTGGGCAGGCCCCACTCGACGAACCTGCCGATGAGCGCCGCGGCGAGCCAGACGACGATCGTCGCGGGCACCCAGCTGGGCGCGTCCCTGGGCACGGTGCCCGCGGCACGCGCGGTCTCCAGGTCGCCGCGCCAGCGCTTCACCACGAAGTACTCGGCGACCATGATCCCGGCGATCGGCGGGAACGCGACGCCCAGCACGGTGAGGAAGTCGGTGAACGCGTCGAGGATCCCGGCCGCCGCGAGCACGCTGCCCGCCAGGCCCAGGACGCCGGTCACCACCGCGCGGTTGAGCCGCTTGCCCGACACCGTGCCGACGAAGTTCACCACGCCGAGCCCGGCGGAGTAGAGGTTCCAGTCGTTGATCTTGATGGTGCCGGCGACGACCACGAGGATGCCGATCCAGCCGACCGAGGACGTGACGATCGTGGTGATCTCCGAGGACTTCACCGCATGGGCCAGCAGGACGCCGGCCATCCCGATCACGTACTCGCCGAGCGTCACGCCGACCAGCGTCTGCTTCGCGACGTCCGCCGCGCTGCGGTTGAACCGGGTCATGTCCGGCGTGATCACCGCGCCGACGATGAACCCGCCGGCGACGAGGGTGGTGCCCTGCAACAGGGTCAGCTGCGGGCCGGGCGGGGCCGACGCCACGAGCGCGCCCACGTCGTGCCGGGTCAGCTCGGAGATGATCGACCAGCCGACCAGGATCAGGAAGGCCGGCACGGTCAGGTACGCGGTCCACGCCATGGAGTGGAAGCCGCGCATCACGATCGCCGTCACGATCAGGCCGAACACCAGTGCCCAGGCCCATTCCGGCAGTACGCCGATGAGCTGGACGAGGCCCTGCGCCGACACCGCGGACTGGATGCCGAACCACCCGATGAGGCTGATCCCGATGGCCAGCCCGATCAGGGCGGACCCGCCGCGGCCGAACCCGGTCCAGCGGGCGATCATCGAGGTGGAGAGGCCCTCGCGCATGCCCATCACGCCGACCAGGATCATGATCAGCTCGAGGATGACGGAGCCGAGCGTGAACGCGAGGAACGCCTGCCAGAAGGCCATCCCGAAGCCGACGGTGGCACCGAGCAGGAACTGCGACAGTGCGGAGACCTGGCCGAACCGCTGGACAGCGACCGACCACCAGGAGTAGCGGGCGCTTTCGGGCACCCTGGTGAGCGCGTAGTCGTCGACACCGACAGACGAGGCCATGCCGACCTCCTTATCCGGGGGAGTGTTCCGACCACCGTAACCGCCGGTCCCCGGGACGTCATCGGGCGAAATGCACAGTGCTCACGTCTCGACTATGCATGTCGCACACCTTCGAGGAGGCGGTGCACGTCGTTCTCGTTCGTGTAAGGGGCGATGCCCGCGCGGACCGCGCCGGTGTCGCCGAGGCCGAGGTGACGGGAGCATTCGATCGCGTAGAAGCTGCCCGCCGGCGCGTTCACCTCGCGGGCGGCGAGGCCGCGGTAGACGTCCGCGGACGGCACGCCCTCGACGGAGAACAGGACGGTCGGCGTGCGGCGCCGGGTTGGTGAGCCGTACCGCGTGACGCGGGGGATCTCGGCGAGGCCGTCGTCGAGCAGGCGCAGCATGCTGTCCTCGTACTCCTCCAGGGCGCGCATCGAGTCGAGCAGCCGCGCGCGGCGGGTCCCCTCGCCCGGCGCGAGCCCGGCGAGGAAGTCGATGGCCGCCGTGGTTCCGGCGAGCAGTTCGTAGGGCAGCGTGCCCAGCTCGAAGCGCTCGGGCACGGCGTCCGTCGACGGCGCGAGCTTGTCCGGGTGCAGGGTTTCCAGCAGTGCCGGGGAAGCCGCGACGAGGCCGAGGTGCGGGCCGAGGAACTTGTACGGCGAGCAGCCGAAGAAGTCCGCGCCCAGCGCCGCGACGTCGACGGGCGTGTGCGGCGTGAGGTGCACACCGTCCACATAGCACAGTGCGCCCGCTTCGTGCGCCTTCGCCGTGATCGCGGGCAGGTCGGGCCGGGTGCCGAGCAGGTTCGACGCGGCGGTCACCGCGACCAGCCGCGTCCGGTCGGTGAGCAGACCCGCGATGGCGTCGACGGGCAGTTCGCCGGTGGCCGGGTCGAAGTCCGCCCAGCGCACGGTGGCGCCACGGGCCTCGGCGGCCTGGACCCACGGCCGGATGTTCGCGTCGTGGTCCAGACGCGTCACCACGACTTCGTCACCGGGCCCCCAGTTCTTGGCCAGTGCGCGGGAAAAGTCGTAGGTCAGCTGGGTCGTGCTGCGCCCGAACACGATGCCGCCGGGCGCACCGCCGACGAGATCCGCCGCGGCCTTTCGCGCACCAGCGACGACCTCCTCGGCGCGCCGCTCGGCCTTGGTCACGCTGCCCCGGTTGGCGATCGCCGAGACCAGCGCCGAGGCGACCGCTTCGCCGACCACGTCCGGGACCTGGGAGCCGCCGGGGCCGTCGAAGTGCGCGGCGCCCTCTTCGAGCGCGGGGAAGTGCTTGCGTACCGCGTCCACGTCATGAGCCACGGCCGCCAGCATGCCTCAAACGGGGGCGAAAGTCCGCCGGTAGTCGTGCGGTGAGACGCCCACCACGCGGTGAAAATGGTGCCTGAGCAGGGCGGCGGTCCCGAAACCGCACTCTCGCGCGATCTCCTCGACGCTCAGCTGGGTCTCCTCGAGCAGGGCGCGTGCGTGCAGCACCCGTTGCGTCGACAGCCACTTGTGCGGCGTCGTCCCCGTCTCGGCGACGAACCTCCGGGCGAACGTGCGCTCGGACATCTGCGCCCGGCGCGCGAGAGAGGTGACGGTGTGCTCGTCGGGGAGGTGCTCCAACATCCACGCGAGCACGGGTTGCAGGCTGTCGCCGGTGCACTCGGGCATCGGCAGCTCCACGAACTGCCGCTGGCCGCCGTCGCGCTGGGGCGGCACCACCATCCGGCGCGCGATCGCGGTCGCGGCGGCGGAGCCCAGCTCCCGGCGCACGAGATGCAGGCAGGCGTCGATCCCGGCGGCCGTCCCCGCGCTCGTGATGAGGTCGCCCTCGTCGACGAACAGCACGTCCGGGTCGATCTTCGCCTCGGGGAAGCGGTCCTCGAGATCCTTGACGCTGTGCCAGTGCGTGGTGCAGTGGCGGCGGTCGAGCAGGCCGGCGGCACCGAGGAGGAAGGCGCCGCTGCAGACCGACAGCAGGGTCGCGCCGCGGGCGGCGGCCTTCCGGAGCGCGTCGAGCACCGCGGGCGGGTACTCCTCGCGGATGGTCGCGGCGGGCACTGCGACCAGATCCGCGCCGTCGAGCCCGTCCAGCCCGAAGGCCGGGGTCATCTGGACGCCGGGCACCGAGGTGGCGAGCGGTTCGCCGGGGCGCTCGCCACAGACGCGGAACTCGAACCTCGGCACGCCGTCCTCGGTGCGGTCGATGCCGAACACCTCGCAGATGACGCCGAACTCGAACGGCGCGAGGTCGTCCACCAGCACCACGGCGACTGTTTTGAGCATGGCAGGATCTTATCGTAGTTGGTCAGATCTGCCACTGTTGGCAGGAATGGGTGCGCGAACAATTGGTGCCATGACGAACCTGATTGTTTTCCTCGCGGTCCTGGCCCTTCTCGGATACGCCATCGAGCGCAACCACCGGCGCCGGCGCCCTGGCCGGTCGAACGGCAGTGTGAACTATGAAGACCGTGACGAGGCGCGGATAACCGCCGACCTTCGCGGGCTGCCGCCGGGGACCTCGCGCGGAGCGCGAGGTGGGCCGCCCCACCCCGATCTTTCATCGTTCAGGACGCGGGAATCGGGGTAAGGGGGCGGCCGGGCGCGGCCATCTTGGCTGCCGTTGCCGGGGTCGCCGTGGCGGGGTGGTTGGGCGTGCGGGGTTTCTGTGGCCGGTCAGGACGAGGACACTGACTCGGCACCTTCCGCGCTCTAGACTCGTGGTACCTCGACGCGGAGGAGGTCGACGTGGCCGAGCTGGGGTTGGCCGACACGAACGGCATCCTGCGCCTGCCGTGGGTGCGGCCCGACCGGTCCAGCGCCGGCCTCGGCTGGTCCGACCTCTACGTCTCCACCCAGTCGGAGACCCCGTACCGGGCGAGCTTCGACGCGGCCGGCACACACCTGGTCATCCTGCATCTCGGCGGCCCGGTCACCGTGCGCCGCGGGCGTGACCAGGTCCGCCGGATCCAGGCGGGCGGGCTCTTCATGCATCCGGCAGGCCGGGACCTGACCGTCGAGCTGGGCGGCCCGCTCGACACCGTGCACGCGTACCTTTCGGCCAAGGCCCTGCCGGGGGAGCTGAACGAGGAGCTGGGCACCGCGGACCCGCTCGTCGAGCAGCTGATGCTCACCCTCGACGGCGTGGTCCGGCAGTGGGAGCCGGCCGCGCGCACCTACGTCGACCATCTGACCGGCCTGTTCGCCGCACATCTCGCGCACCACTACAGCCCGGCCCGCACGCGGCGGGACAACGGGCGGTTGTCGGAGCACCAGCTCGCCGCGGCGAAGGAGCTCATGACCGAGCGGCTGGCCGAGCCGATCCCGCTCACCGACCTCGCCGCGGCCGCGGCGCTGAGCGTCAGCCAGTTCACCCGCCGGTTCAAGGCCGCGACAGGCGAACCGCCGCATCGCTACCTCATGCGCCTGCGCGTCGAGCAGGCCTGCCGCCTGCTGCGCGCGGAGGGCCTGAGCATCCCGGAGATCGCCGTGCGCTGCGGGTTCACCCACCAGGAGCACCTGACGCGGGTGATGCGCACCCGGCTCGGGACGACGCCGGCCGCCTACCGCAGGGGCATCTGACGCCCCTTTCGTGCAGAAGGATGCGGTGAACGTGCAGGCGCCCGGGGCAGCGGCCGCCTGATACTCGGGAAGAGCACAAAGGAGTGAAGGCGATGCGGAACTTCGTGTACTCGACGCACCCGGCACGGGTCGTGTTCGGCCCGGCGGCGAAGGTGCGCGAGGAGGTCGAGCGGCTCGGTGCCACCCGGGTCCTGCTGCTGTCCAGCCGTTCGGCGAACGTCGAACCGGTGCGCAGCGCGCTCGGGCCCCTGCTGGCCGCCGAGTTCGACGGTGCCGTGATGCACACCCCCGTCGAGGTCACCGAGCAGGCGCTCGAATCGGCGAAGGAGGCCGACTGCCTCGTCGCGGTCGGCGGCGGCTCGACCACCGGCCTGGCCAAGGCCCTCGCCGCGCGCACCGACCTGCCGCAGGTGATCCTGCCGACGACGTATGCCGGTTCCGAGGTCACCCCCGTCCTCGGCGAGACCGAGAACGGCCGGAAGACCACGCGCTCGTCGGAGACGATCCTGCCCGAGACCGTCATCTACGACGTCGAGCTCACCAGGTACCTCCCCGTCCCGCTGTCGGTCACCAGCGCGCTCAACGCCATGGCACACGCGGTCGAAGCGCTCTACTCGCCGCAGGCCAACCCGGTCGTCGAAGTCATGGCGCTGGACGCGATCAAGCGGATCGCGCGCTCGCTGCCCGTGCTCGCGGCGGAACCGTCCGATGTGGACGCACGGACGGACCTGCTGGAAGCGGCTTGGCTCGCCGGGATGTGCCTGGCCGGCGTCGGCATGGGCCTGCACCACAAGCTGTGCCACACCCTCGGTGGCTCCTTCGACCTTCCGCACGCCGAGACCCACACCGTGGTCCTCCCGCACGCCATGGCGTACAACGCGTCCGCCGCGCCGGAGGCGATGGCGCGTATCGCGGAAGTGCTCGGCGTGACCGACGCGCCCAGCGGCGTCTTCGACCTCATCAAGAACGCCGGCGGCCCGACCTCGTTGCGTGAGCTGGGTTTCGCGGAGTCCGACATCGCGAAGGCCGCGGAGCTGGCGACCGCGAAGCCGTACCCGAACCCGCGCGAGCTGACCCGCGACGGCATCGAGGAACTGCTGCACGCGGCGTGGCGCGGCGACCGGCCGGGCGGCGGCCACACGATCCCCGACCTCGGCTGGCTGACCGCGCAGGTGGTCGCGAGCTTCGACCGCACGCCCGACCAGCGGGTCAAGCAGCTGGTCACCGACCTCGTGCGGCACCTGCACCACTACCTCGCCAAGAACGACGTGACCCAGGAGGAATGGCACTACGCCATCGAGCTCCTGACCCGCACGGGCCACATCACCACCGACACCCGCCAGGAGTTCGTGCTGCTCTCGGACGTCCTCGGCGTGTCCAGCGCGGTCGACGTGCTCACCAACTCCCGCACCCCGGACACGACCGCGTCCGCGGTGCTCGGCCCGTTCTACGTCGAGGGCCCGCCCGCCGCCGAGCACGGCACGGACATCGCGCGCGGGCTGCCCGGCACCCCGCTGTGGGTCGACGTGCTCGTCACCGACACCGAGGGCAAACCCGTGCCGGACACCGTGGTCGACGTGTGGCAGTCCAATGAGGACGGTTTCTACGACGTCCAGCTGCCCGACCTGGACGGCCCGGTCCTGCGCGCCCGGTTCCACACCGACGGCGAGGGCAGGCTGCGGTTCTGGTCGATCCTGCCCAGCGAATACCCGATCCCGGACGACGGCCCGGTGGGCCAGATGCTCGTGGCGACCCGGCGGCACCCGTGGCGCGCCCCGCACCTGCACTTCATGCTCCTCAAGCCCGGCTACTCGCAGCTGATCACGCAGCTGTTCGTCCGCGGTGGCCCGTACCTCGACGCGGCCGGGGGGCGGGGGGACACGGTGTTCGGCGTCAAGGACGAGCTGGTCGTCGACTTCGTGCCACAGCAGGGCGCGACACCGGACGGCCGCGTGATCGACGGCGAGTGGCGGCGGCTCGACTTCACCTTCAAGATCGCACAGGAGTAGCGCGATGACCTACGACGCCGACGTCCTGGTGGTGGGCAGCGGCCCGGCCGGCGGCTCGGCTGCGCTCCTGCTCGCCACGTACGGCGTGCGGACGATGCTGGTCAGCAAGTACGGCTGGGTCGCGAACACGCCGCGGGCGCACATCACCAACCAGCGCACGCTGGAGGTGTTGCGGGACCTCGGCGTCGAACAGGAGGCACTCGCCGCGGGCACGCCGCAGGAGCTGATGGGCGACACGGTGCTGTGCACGGCGCTCACCGGTGAGGAGATCGGGCGCATCCGTACCTGGGGGACCGGTCCCGCCTCGCTGAGCGAGTACGCGTCGGCCAGTCCCTGCGGCATGATCGACCTGCCGCAGACATATCTGGAACCGATACTGGTGACCAACGCCGCCGCCCGCGGTGCGAAGGTGCGGTTCGACACGGAGTTCCTGTCGCTGGAGCAGGACGACGACGGTGTGACCGCGAGGCTGCTCGACCGCGTGCGCGGCGACGAGTACACGGTGCGCGCGCGGTACCTGATCGGTGCCGACGGCGGCCGCAGTCTCGTCGCCGACCAGCTGGGTCTGCCGATCGCGGGGCAGAGCGGCAAGGCCGGCAGCATGAACATCGTCTTCAAGGCCGACCTGTCCGAGCACGTGGCGCACCGGCCGAGCGTCCTGTACTGGGTGATGCGGCCGGGCGCGCATCTCGGCGGCATCGGCATGGGCCTGGTCCGGATGGTGCGGCCGTGGCACGAGTGGCTGCTGACCTGGGGCTACGACATCGACCAGGCGCCGCCGGAGGTCGACGACGCGGCCGCCCGGGAGATCGTGCACGACCTGGTCGGGGACCGGTCGGTGGACGTCGAGATCACCTCGACGTCGTTGTGGACGGTCAACCACAGCTATGCGACCGAATACTCGACGGGCCGGGTCTTCTGCGCAGGGGACGCCGTGCACCGGCACCCGCCGTCGAACGGCCTCGGCTCCAACACCTCGGTCCAGGACTCCTACAACCTGGCGTGGAAGCTCGCGATGGTCGTCCGCGGCGAGGCGGGGCCGGGCCTGCTGGAGACCTACACGGCGGAACGCGCGCCGGTCGGCAAGCAGATCGTCGACCGCGCGAACCTCAGCCGCGACCAGTTCGGCCCGATCTTCGAGGCGCTGGGCATCGCGGGCGGCAGTGACGACGAAGGCATCGTGGCGGGCCTGGCCGCCTGCCGTGCCGAGGACGCGGAAGGCGTCAAGCGGCGGCAAGCCCTCGATGAGGCGATCCAGCTGAAGAACTACGAGTTCAACGCGCACGGCGTGGAGCTCAACCAGCGTTACGTCTCGTCCGCGGTGCTGGACGACGGCAGCCCGGCGGAGGAGTGGGTGCGCGACCCGGAGCTGTTCCACCAGCCGAGCACCCGGCCCGGCGCCAAGCTGCCGCACGCGTGGCTGGTGAACGAGCACGGTGGCCGGATGTCCACATTGGATCTCGTGGGCAAGGGCCGGTTCACGCTGGTGACAGGTGTCGCGGGCGGTGCCT
Proteins encoded in this region:
- a CDS encoding GlxA family transcriptional regulator, whose translation is MLKTVAVVLVDDLAPFEFGVICEVFGIDRTEDGVPRFEFRVCGERPGEPLATSVPGVQMTPAFGLDGLDGADLVAVPAATIREEYPPAVLDALRKAAARGATLLSVCSGAFLLGAAGLLDRRHCTTHWHSVKDLEDRFPEAKIDPDVLFVDEGDLITSAGTAAGIDACLHLVRRELGSAAATAIARRMVVPPQRDGGQRQFVELPMPECTGDSLQPVLAWMLEHLPDEHTVTSLARRAQMSERTFARRFVAETGTTPHKWLSTQRVLHARALLEETQLSVEEIARECGFGTAALLRHHFHRVVGVSPHDYRRTFAPV
- a CDS encoding maleylacetate reductase and hydroxyquinol 1,2-dioxygenase domain-containing protein, producing MRNFVYSTHPARVVFGPAAKVREEVERLGATRVLLLSSRSANVEPVRSALGPLLAAEFDGAVMHTPVEVTEQALESAKEADCLVAVGGGSTTGLAKALAARTDLPQVILPTTYAGSEVTPVLGETENGRKTTRSSETILPETVIYDVELTRYLPVPLSVTSALNAMAHAVEALYSPQANPVVEVMALDAIKRIARSLPVLAAEPSDVDARTDLLEAAWLAGMCLAGVGMGLHHKLCHTLGGSFDLPHAETHTVVLPHAMAYNASAAPEAMARIAEVLGVTDAPSGVFDLIKNAGGPTSLRELGFAESDIAKAAELATAKPYPNPRELTRDGIEELLHAAWRGDRPGGGHTIPDLGWLTAQVVASFDRTPDQRVKQLVTDLVRHLHHYLAKNDVTQEEWHYAIELLTRTGHITTDTRQEFVLLSDVLGVSSAVDVLTNSRTPDTTASAVLGPFYVEGPPAAEHGTDIARGLPGTPLWVDVLVTDTEGKPVPDTVVDVWQSNEDGFYDVQLPDLDGPVLRARFHTDGEGRLRFWSILPSEYPIPDDGPVGQMLVATRRHPWRAPHLHFMLLKPGYSQLITQLFVRGGPYLDAAGGRGDTVFGVKDELVVDFVPQQGATPDGRVIDGEWRRLDFTFKIAQE
- a CDS encoding cysteine desulfurase-like protein encodes the protein MLAAVAHDVDAVRKHFPALEEGAAHFDGPGGSQVPDVVGEAVASALVSAIANRGSVTKAERRAEEVVAGARKAAADLVGGAPGGIVFGRSTTQLTYDFSRALAKNWGPGDEVVVTRLDHDANIRPWVQAAEARGATVRWADFDPATGELPVDAIAGLLTDRTRLVAVTAASNLLGTRPDLPAITAKAHEAGALCYVDGVHLTPHTPVDVAALGADFFGCSPYKFLGPHLGLVAASPALLETLHPDKLAPSTDAVPERFELGTLPYELLAGTTAAIDFLAGLAPGEGTRRARLLDSMRALEEYEDSMLRLLDDGLAEIPRVTRYGSPTRRRTPTVLFSVEGVPSADVYRGLAAREVNAPAGSFYAIECSRHLGLGDTGAVRAGIAPYTNENDVHRLLEGVRHA
- a CDS encoding AraC family transcriptional regulator; this encodes MAELGLADTNGILRLPWVRPDRSSAGLGWSDLYVSTQSETPYRASFDAAGTHLVILHLGGPVTVRRGRDQVRRIQAGGLFMHPAGRDLTVELGGPLDTVHAYLSAKALPGELNEELGTADPLVEQLMLTLDGVVRQWEPAARTYVDHLTGLFAAHLAHHYSPARTRRDNGRLSEHQLAAAKELMTERLAEPIPLTDLAAAAALSVSQFTRRFKAATGEPPHRYLMRLRVEQACRLLRAEGLSIPEIAVRCGFTHQEHLTRVMRTRLGTTPAAYRRGI
- a CDS encoding purine-cytosine permease family protein; its protein translation is MASSVGVDDYALTRVPESARYSWWSVAVQRFGQVSALSQFLLGATVGFGMAFWQAFLAFTLGSVILELIMILVGVMGMREGLSTSMIARWTGFGRGGSALIGLAIGISLIGWFGIQSAVSAQGLVQLIGVLPEWAWALVFGLIVTAIVMRGFHSMAWTAYLTVPAFLILVGWSIISELTRHDVGALVASAPPGPQLTLLQGTTLVAGGFIVGAVITPDMTRFNRSAADVAKQTLVGVTLGEYVIGMAGVLLAHAVKSSEITTIVTSSVGWIGILVVVAGTIKINDWNLYSAGLGVVNFVGTVSGKRLNRAVVTGVLGLAGSVLAAAGILDAFTDFLTVLGVAFPPIAGIMVAEYFVVKRWRGDLETARAAGTVPRDAPSWVPATIVVWLAAALIGRFVEWGLPSINSLVVAFVLYVVAGKLGLVRGVGMSRTADTEPAAAL
- a CDS encoding FAD-dependent oxidoreductase, translating into MTYDADVLVVGSGPAGGSAALLLATYGVRTMLVSKYGWVANTPRAHITNQRTLEVLRDLGVEQEALAAGTPQELMGDTVLCTALTGEEIGRIRTWGTGPASLSEYASASPCGMIDLPQTYLEPILVTNAAARGAKVRFDTEFLSLEQDDDGVTARLLDRVRGDEYTVRARYLIGADGGRSLVADQLGLPIAGQSGKAGSMNIVFKADLSEHVAHRPSVLYWVMRPGAHLGGIGMGLVRMVRPWHEWLLTWGYDIDQAPPEVDDAAAREIVHDLVGDRSVDVEITSTSLWTVNHSYATEYSTGRVFCAGDAVHRHPPSNGLGSNTSVQDSYNLAWKLAMVVRGEAGPGLLETYTAERAPVGKQIVDRANLSRDQFGPIFEALGIAGGSDDEGIVAGLAACRAEDAEGVKRRQALDEAIQLKNYEFNAHGVELNQRYVSSAVLDDGSPAEEWVRDPELFHQPSTRPGAKLPHAWLVNEHGGRMSTLDLVGKGRFTLVTGVAGGAWRQAADDAGIGFVRIGSAGARDAYGDWGRLSGIDEDGCLLVRPDGYIAWRSPKLARGQADALAQAISRVLHR